One stretch of Streptomyces hygroscopicus DNA includes these proteins:
- a CDS encoding helix-turn-helix domain-containing protein, with the protein MGGGGVGNAKEVEDFAERLRALKERSGRSYGSLATRLHVSTSTLHRYCNGDAVPAEYASVERFARLCGATPEELLALHRRWILADASRRRAREADRESATGRPVTDGTASAPSGGVADRPAADGTAPGPEADARCGDSEPRPSADAREGDDDPSDNSGTAATPGARPDTGRHRGHVAASGPGPVTDTPRGAPAPTGPAGDGTGPEAGGRSRDAQPYAAADARQDTADERQGTADERHNTADERQGTATPADASRATPTSGVPAAHRTATATGPSSGGQGSARRGGAAHQDGNPRNPRQRGDTRDTGDTGETGDTTERAVGARAPSAAAGQAQPHAAPTDKTAPTDDAGSAATARRRLRSVSGSDGGTAVVSRARRPWALLAGAAAVVVLAVTAVEVRPPGEDGRKDAAASPRSAAPSSRPHAGPTARGHLDRQKTDGDDASGQPRGDEKDGKGERGKEQRANGGASGSPAPGTSKGPDGGGSTQVPLTLSTRSHVWENGCGHRYLIDRSPSEVAPPPTEQDAPTWAAAHDAVHGGTTNVEVTVQGRASSAVVLQALHVRVVGRRTPLAWSSFAMDNGCGGSLTPRAFSVNLDAARPLAHPTEGNDAGKPIPAVRFPYRVSASDPEVLLVNARTAGCDCSWYLELDWTSGGRSGTLRIDDHGSPFRTSSIKGRPQYAYDYTDGSWHPSD; encoded by the coding sequence ATGGGGGGTGGTGGCGTGGGGAACGCCAAAGAGGTTGAGGACTTCGCCGAGAGACTGCGGGCGCTGAAGGAGCGCTCGGGCCGCAGCTACGGCTCGCTGGCCACACGACTGCACGTCAGCACGTCCACGCTGCACCGCTACTGCAACGGCGACGCGGTCCCGGCGGAGTACGCCTCCGTCGAGCGCTTCGCCCGGCTGTGCGGCGCCACCCCGGAGGAACTGCTCGCCCTCCACCGCCGCTGGATCCTCGCGGACGCCTCCAGACGCCGCGCACGCGAGGCCGATCGCGAGAGCGCGACCGGCCGACCGGTGACCGACGGCACGGCGTCGGCCCCGAGCGGGGGCGTGGCCGACCGCCCGGCAGCGGACGGCACCGCGCCCGGACCCGAGGCGGACGCGCGGTGCGGTGACAGTGAGCCGCGCCCGTCAGCCGACGCACGAGAAGGCGACGACGACCCGTCGGACAACTCTGGGACCGCCGCCACTCCCGGCGCCCGCCCGGACACCGGCCGCCACCGGGGGCACGTCGCCGCCTCCGGCCCGGGCCCGGTGACAGACACTCCCCGGGGCGCGCCCGCTCCGACCGGCCCGGCCGGAGACGGCACCGGGCCGGAAGCGGGTGGGCGCTCCCGCGACGCTCAGCCGTACGCGGCGGCCGATGCGCGCCAAGACACCGCCGATGAACGACAGGGCACCGCCGACGAGCGGCACAACACCGCCGATGAACGGCAGGGCACCGCCACCCCGGCCGACGCTTCGAGGGCCACGCCGACGTCCGGCGTCCCGGCCGCACACCGCACCGCCACCGCGACCGGCCCCTCATCGGGCGGCCAAGGCTCCGCACGCCGTGGCGGGGCCGCACACCAGGACGGAAACCCGAGGAACCCGCGCCAACGCGGCGACACCAGGGACACCGGCGACACTGGCGAAACCGGGGACACCACCGAGCGCGCCGTCGGTGCCCGGGCACCGTCCGCAGCCGCCGGGCAGGCCCAGCCCCACGCCGCGCCCACGGACAAGACCGCGCCCACGGACGACGCCGGATCCGCCGCCACCGCGCGGAGGCGGTTGCGGTCGGTGTCGGGGAGCGACGGCGGCACCGCCGTCGTGTCACGGGCTCGGCGGCCGTGGGCGTTACTGGCCGGGGCCGCCGCCGTCGTCGTGCTCGCCGTCACCGCGGTCGAGGTACGGCCGCCCGGCGAGGACGGCCGTAAGGACGCCGCGGCCTCACCCCGCTCCGCCGCCCCCTCGTCCAGGCCGCACGCCGGGCCGACCGCCCGCGGGCATCTGGACCGTCAGAAGACGGACGGCGACGACGCGTCCGGCCAACCGCGCGGCGACGAGAAGGACGGTAAGGGCGAGCGCGGCAAGGAGCAGAGAGCCAATGGGGGCGCCTCCGGCTCCCCCGCGCCCGGCACCTCCAAGGGCCCGGACGGCGGCGGCTCCACCCAGGTCCCGCTCACCCTCTCCACCCGTTCCCATGTCTGGGAGAACGGCTGCGGCCACCGCTATCTCATCGACCGGTCCCCCTCCGAGGTCGCCCCGCCGCCCACCGAACAGGACGCCCCGACCTGGGCCGCCGCCCATGACGCGGTGCACGGCGGGACCACCAACGTCGAGGTCACGGTGCAGGGCCGGGCCTCGTCGGCCGTCGTCCTGCAGGCCCTGCACGTACGGGTCGTGGGCCGCCGCACCCCGCTCGCGTGGTCGTCGTTCGCCATGGACAACGGCTGCGGCGGCTCCCTCACCCCGCGCGCCTTCTCGGTGAACCTGGACGCCGCCCGTCCGCTGGCCCACCCCACCGAGGGCAACGACGCGGGCAAGCCGATCCCCGCCGTCCGCTTCCCCTACCGCGTCTCGGCCTCCGACCCGGAGGTGCTGCTCGTCAACGCCCGGACGGCCGGCTGCGACTGCAGTTGGTACCTGGAGCTGGACTGGACGAGCGGCGGCCGCTCGGGGACGCTGCGGATCGACGACCACGGCTCGCCGTTCCGCACCAGCAGCATCAAGGGACGCCCGCAGTACGCCTACGACTACACCGACGGCTCCTGGCACCCGAGCGACTGA
- a CDS encoding choline oxidase — protein MDQFDYVVVGGGTAGSVVASRLSEDPSVSVCLLEAGPSDVGDDNILRLNRWMGLLGSGYDWDYPVEPQEKGNSFLRHARAKVLGGCSSHNSCIAFWAPAEDLDEWAAMGLDGWSAADCFPLYRRLEDNDAPGDHHGRGGPVRIRTVPPEDPCGRAVLAACEEAGVPITPFNTGTTVVRGANWFQINAREDGTRCSASVAYLHPVMDSRPNLEVRTGLQAKRLVLDENLRCTGVEYLSPDLIHTLRVHARREVIVSCGAIDTPKLLMLSGIGPAGHLRETGVDVLVDSPGVGGNLQDHPEGVIMWNAEQPMINTSTQWWEIGIFAATEPDLDRPDLMFHYGATPFDMNTYRRGYPTSENAFCLTPNVTRARSRGTVRLATRDFRDKARVDPRYFTDPYDIDIMTRGLLLARKIAARPALALWAGAELTPGPDVHSEDELAAYIRETHNTVYHPACTVRMGAPEDLDAPLDPRLRVKGVTGLRVADGSAMPYLIAVNPCVTTMMIGEKCADMIKQT, from the coding sequence GTGGACCAGTTCGACTACGTGGTGGTCGGCGGCGGTACGGCCGGATCGGTCGTCGCGTCGCGGCTGTCCGAGGACCCCTCGGTGAGCGTCTGCCTGCTGGAGGCGGGCCCGTCCGACGTCGGGGACGACAACATCCTGCGGCTGAACCGCTGGATGGGGCTGCTGGGGTCCGGCTACGACTGGGACTACCCGGTCGAACCGCAGGAGAAGGGCAACAGCTTTCTGCGCCACGCCCGCGCCAAGGTGCTCGGCGGCTGCTCCTCGCACAACTCCTGCATCGCCTTCTGGGCCCCCGCCGAGGACCTCGACGAATGGGCCGCCATGGGCCTGGACGGCTGGTCGGCCGCCGACTGCTTCCCGCTCTACCGGCGCCTGGAGGACAACGACGCGCCCGGCGACCACCACGGCCGCGGCGGCCCGGTCCGGATCCGCACCGTGCCGCCCGAGGACCCCTGCGGCCGGGCGGTGCTGGCGGCCTGCGAGGAGGCGGGCGTCCCGATCACCCCGTTCAACACCGGGACGACGGTGGTGCGCGGCGCCAACTGGTTCCAGATCAACGCCCGCGAGGACGGCACCCGCTGCTCCGCCTCGGTCGCCTATCTCCACCCCGTCATGGACTCCCGGCCCAATCTGGAGGTGCGCACCGGACTGCAGGCCAAACGGCTGGTCCTGGACGAGAACCTGCGCTGCACCGGCGTCGAGTACCTCTCCCCCGATCTGATCCACACCCTGCGGGTGCACGCCCGCCGTGAGGTCATCGTCTCCTGCGGCGCCATCGACACCCCGAAGCTGCTGATGCTCTCCGGTATCGGCCCCGCCGGGCATCTGCGGGAGACGGGGGTGGACGTGCTCGTGGACTCCCCCGGGGTCGGTGGCAACCTCCAGGACCACCCCGAGGGCGTCATCATGTGGAACGCCGAGCAACCCATGATCAACACGTCCACCCAGTGGTGGGAGATCGGCATCTTCGCCGCCACCGAGCCCGACCTGGACCGCCCGGACCTGATGTTCCACTACGGCGCGACGCCCTTCGATATGAACACCTACCGTCGTGGCTACCCCACCTCGGAGAACGCCTTCTGCCTCACTCCGAACGTCACCCGCGCCCGCTCCCGGGGCACCGTGCGGCTGGCCACCCGCGACTTCCGCGACAAGGCGCGGGTCGACCCCCGCTACTTCACCGACCCCTACGACATCGACATCATGACCCGCGGTCTGCTGCTCGCCCGCAAGATCGCCGCCCGGCCCGCGCTGGCTCTGTGGGCGGGCGCCGAACTGACCCCCGGACCCGATGTGCACAGCGAGGACGAGCTGGCCGCCTACATCCGCGAGACCCACAACACCGTCTACCACCCGGCGTGCACGGTGCGGATGGGCGCGCCCGAGGACCTGGACGCCCCGCTCGATCCGCGGCTGAGGGTCAAGGGCGTGACGGGGCTGCGGGTCGCGGACGGCTCGGCGATGCCGTATCTCATCGCCGTCAATCCGTGCGTCACGACGATGATGATCGGCGAGAAGTGCGCGGACATGATCAAGCAGACGTGA
- a CDS encoding betaine-aldehyde dehydrogenase, translating into MPELFIGGHWTTALDGHSREIRCPADGSLVAVVDEAGPGDAAAAVAAARDAFDRGSWPGTPAADRGALLLRVADLLEREKPTLARAESLDTGKRMVESEYDLDDIANCFRYFGNLVSSASAGRVMEVGSTEIDSRVVHEPVGVCVLITPWNYPLLQTAWKVAPALAAGNTFVLKPSELTPHTAIHLMRLLTEAGLPGGAANLILGSGATAGAPLVTDERVDMVSFTGGVVTGRWIMSAVAPTVKKLALELGGKNPNIVFTDCDFDTAVDYALTAVFLHSGQVCSAGARLLVQEQLHDAFVDEIVHRARNIRLGGPFDEHARTGPLISAEHRQKIADYVAAGIDEGAVLRCGGTPPDDPALEKGYYFLPTVLDDCTPDMSVVQEESFGPVLTVERFRDEDEAVALGNDTVYGLAGGVWTQDAEKAQRVASRLRAGTVWINDFHPYVPQAEWGGMKQSGIGRELGPSGLHEYQELKHIWRNTAPRPQRWFE; encoded by the coding sequence ATGCCGGAGCTGTTCATCGGCGGCCATTGGACGACCGCCCTCGACGGACACAGCCGCGAGATCCGCTGTCCGGCGGACGGCTCGCTGGTCGCCGTGGTCGACGAGGCGGGGCCGGGCGACGCCGCCGCCGCGGTGGCGGCCGCCCGGGACGCCTTCGACCGCGGATCGTGGCCCGGCACCCCGGCCGCCGACCGGGGCGCGCTGCTGCTGCGGGTGGCCGATCTGCTGGAGCGCGAGAAGCCGACGCTCGCCCGCGCCGAGTCGCTGGACACCGGGAAGCGGATGGTCGAGAGCGAGTACGACCTCGACGACATCGCGAACTGCTTCCGCTACTTCGGCAACCTCGTCTCCTCCGCCAGTGCAGGCCGTGTGATGGAGGTGGGCAGCACGGAGATCGACAGCAGGGTGGTGCACGAACCGGTCGGGGTCTGTGTGCTGATCACGCCGTGGAACTACCCGCTGCTGCAGACGGCCTGGAAGGTGGCGCCCGCGCTGGCCGCCGGGAACACCTTCGTCCTCAAGCCGAGCGAGCTGACCCCGCACACCGCGATCCATCTGATGCGGCTGCTGACGGAGGCCGGGCTGCCCGGTGGCGCCGCCAATCTGATCCTGGGTTCGGGGGCCACCGCGGGCGCGCCGCTGGTCACGGACGAACGGGTGGACATGGTGTCGTTCACCGGCGGGGTGGTCACCGGGCGCTGGATCATGTCGGCCGTCGCGCCCACGGTGAAGAAGCTGGCCCTGGAACTGGGCGGAAAGAACCCCAATATCGTCTTCACCGACTGCGATTTCGACACCGCGGTCGACTACGCGCTCACGGCGGTGTTCCTGCACTCCGGGCAGGTCTGCTCGGCCGGCGCCCGGCTGCTGGTCCAGGAGCAGCTCCATGACGCGTTCGTCGACGAGATCGTCCATCGCGCCCGGAACATCCGGCTGGGCGGGCCGTTCGACGAGCACGCCCGCACCGGGCCGCTGATCTCCGCCGAGCACCGCCAGAAGATCGCCGACTATGTGGCGGCGGGGATCGACGAGGGCGCGGTGCTGCGCTGCGGCGGAACCCCGCCCGACGATCCGGCCCTGGAGAAGGGCTACTACTTCCTGCCGACCGTCCTGGACGACTGCACCCCGGACATGTCCGTGGTGCAGGAGGAGTCCTTCGGCCCGGTGCTCACCGTGGAGCGGTTCCGGGACGAGGACGAGGCGGTGGCCCTCGGCAATGACACGGTGTACGGCCTGGCGGGCGGGGTGTGGACGCAGGACGCGGAGAAGGCGCAGCGGGTGGCGTCCCGGCTGCGGGCCGGGACCGTATGGATCAACGACTTCCATCCGTATGTCCCGCAGGCCGAGTGGGGCGGGATGAAGCAGTCCGGTATCGGCCGTGAGCTGGGCCCGTCGGGGCTGCACGAGTACCAGGAGCTCAAGCACATCTGGCGCAACACCGCACCCCGTCCGCAACGGTGGTTCGAATGA
- a CDS encoding regulator has translation MTTVIDQAVQAQLIASTPESRAIPACLRYERDDPFAVRVSFPPSASLDGSTVEWTFGRELLSAGLRGPAGSGDVQMWPCGPRRTVLEFHAPEGMAMVQFDTADLRRFLGRSYAIVPEGSEAGELDLDQGLASLLRDA, from the coding sequence GTGACCACTGTCATCGATCAAGCCGTCCAGGCACAGCTCATCGCGTCGACGCCCGAGTCACGCGCGATTCCGGCGTGCCTGCGCTATGAGCGGGACGACCCGTTCGCCGTCCGCGTCTCCTTCCCGCCCTCCGCGTCCCTCGACGGCTCCACCGTGGAGTGGACGTTCGGGCGGGAGCTGCTGTCGGCCGGGCTGCGCGGCCCGGCGGGGAGCGGGGATGTGCAGATGTGGCCGTGCGGGCCGCGGCGGACGGTCCTGGAATTCCATGCCCCCGAGGGCATGGCCATGGTCCAGTTCGACACCGCGGATCTCCGCAGATTCCTCGGCCGCTCGTACGCCATCGTCCCCGAGGGCAGCGAGGCCGGGGAGCTCGACCTGGACCAGGGGCTGGCGTCACTGCTGAGAGACGCCTGA
- a CDS encoding oxidoreductase encodes MMRRVVAAGLCGAALAAVVAVPAHAQPAGGEGRLGLGWRLKESGTDARFRGLAAISRTTAWVAGTKGTVLRTHDGGRSWANVSPPGAEGLEFRDVEAFDARRAVVLAIGEGEASRVFRTDDGGATWSESFRNTDPRAFYDCLTFFNARHGIALSDPVDGRYRILATGDGGRSWRVLPSDGMPAAQPGEASFAASGQCLVAAGSRSAWFATGGSATSRVFHSTDRGRTWTVTDAPIPAGDPARGVFGLAFRDDRKGIAVGGDYRPGEPSPRAAAVTGDGGTHWTSSAQPPPAYRSGVTWLPYSAHAALAVGPTGTDLTLDAGRTWRPVDQGSYDTVDCTPDLACWAAGEQGRIARMEPTGAP; translated from the coding sequence ATGATGAGACGTGTGGTGGCGGCCGGGCTCTGCGGGGCGGCGCTCGCCGCCGTGGTGGCCGTGCCCGCCCATGCGCAACCGGCGGGCGGAGAAGGCCGGTTGGGGCTGGGCTGGCGGCTCAAGGAGAGCGGTACCGACGCCCGGTTCCGCGGGCTGGCCGCGATCAGCCGCACGACGGCGTGGGTCGCGGGCACCAAGGGCACGGTGCTGCGGACGCACGACGGCGGGCGCAGTTGGGCGAATGTCTCGCCGCCCGGTGCGGAGGGGCTGGAGTTCCGCGATGTGGAGGCGTTCGACGCGCGCCGGGCGGTGGTGCTGGCCATCGGCGAGGGCGAGGCGTCACGGGTCTTCCGTACGGATGACGGCGGCGCCACCTGGAGCGAGAGCTTCCGGAACACCGATCCGCGCGCCTTCTACGACTGCCTGACGTTCTTCAACGCCCGCCATGGGATCGCGCTGAGCGACCCGGTGGACGGCCGGTACCGCATCCTGGCCACCGGCGACGGCGGCCGGAGCTGGCGCGTCCTGCCGTCGGACGGGATGCCCGCGGCGCAGCCGGGCGAGGCGTCGTTCGCGGCGAGCGGGCAGTGCCTGGTCGCCGCCGGGAGCCGCAGTGCCTGGTTCGCCACCGGTGGCTCGGCCACATCCCGGGTGTTCCACTCCACCGACCGGGGTCGCACCTGGACGGTGACCGATGCGCCGATCCCGGCGGGCGACCCCGCGCGCGGAGTCTTCGGGCTGGCCTTCCGTGACGACCGTAAGGGCATCGCCGTCGGCGGCGACTACCGCCCAGGCGAGCCGTCCCCGCGGGCCGCGGCCGTCACCGGGGACGGCGGCACCCACTGGACCTCGTCCGCCCAGCCGCCGCCCGCGTACCGCTCGGGCGTCACCTGGCTCCCGTACAGCGCCCACGCGGCCCTCGCGGTCGGCCCGACGGGCACCGACCTCACCCTCGACGCGGGCCGCACCTGGCGCCCCGTCGACCAGGGTTCCTACGACACGGTCGACTGCACCCCGGACCTCGCCTGCTGGGCGGCGGGCGAACAGGGCCGCATCGCCCGGATGGAGCCGACCGGCGCTCCGTAA
- a CDS encoding amino acid permease has translation MTASESAGPPPKPKPGGSHDDDSLAELGYRPELKRTLGNFHTFAAGISYISILTGTFQLFYFGVAHGGPAYWWSWPMVFSGQLMVALSFAELAGRYPVAGSVYNWSKLLGGPHVGWLGGWMMMTASMVSLAAVALAYQVTLPQISSLFQFIGDGSTGTERAANAVLLGSVLILFTMMINGFGVKLMARINSAGVAIELIATVVLILLLAANIARGPSVVLDTFGHGQGQSLGYLGAFLTASLASAYVMYGFDTASSLGEESVDPGRNAPHAILRALVASFALGGLILLFALMAVPNPRDKRLAADGLQFVVLSSLGHGVGLMVLWCVVVAITVCALAVHTAAIRLMFAMARDNNLPGGSRLARVHPRFQTPLLPAILIGLVAIAILVLNINQPQIFSVVTSIAIIMIYFAYLMVTLPMLVRRLKGEWRPAEGRFSLGRLGLPVNVLAVLWGTAMTVNLAWPRAQVYNATGPQHWYLRWGAVLFVGVVALGGFTYYWFVQRTRTGVLAEHAAATTP, from the coding sequence ATGACGGCGAGCGAGTCGGCAGGACCGCCGCCCAAGCCCAAGCCGGGCGGTTCGCATGACGACGACTCGCTCGCCGAACTCGGCTACCGCCCGGAACTCAAGCGCACCCTGGGCAACTTCCACACCTTCGCCGCCGGGATCAGCTACATCTCCATCCTGACCGGCACCTTCCAGCTCTTCTACTTCGGTGTCGCGCACGGCGGCCCGGCGTACTGGTGGTCATGGCCGATGGTGTTCAGCGGGCAGCTCATGGTGGCGCTGAGCTTCGCCGAGCTGGCCGGCCGCTATCCGGTGGCCGGTTCGGTCTACAACTGGTCCAAGCTGCTGGGCGGTCCGCATGTGGGCTGGCTGGGCGGCTGGATGATGATGACGGCCTCGATGGTGTCGCTGGCGGCCGTGGCGCTCGCGTACCAGGTGACGCTGCCGCAGATCTCCTCGTTGTTCCAGTTCATCGGTGACGGCTCCACCGGGACCGAGCGCGCGGCCAACGCGGTGCTGCTCGGCAGTGTGCTGATCCTGTTCACCATGATGATCAACGGCTTCGGGGTGAAGCTGATGGCCCGTATCAACTCCGCGGGCGTGGCCATCGAGCTGATCGCCACGGTCGTGCTGATCCTGCTGCTGGCCGCGAACATCGCCCGCGGCCCGTCCGTGGTGCTGGACACCTTCGGCCATGGCCAGGGTCAATCGCTGGGCTATCTCGGCGCGTTCCTCACCGCCTCGCTCGCCTCGGCGTATGTGATGTACGGCTTCGACACGGCGTCCTCGCTGGGCGAGGAGTCCGTGGACCCGGGCCGTAACGCGCCACACGCCATCCTGCGGGCGCTGGTGGCGTCGTTCGCCCTCGGCGGGCTCATCCTGCTCTTCGCGCTCATGGCGGTGCCGAATCCGCGCGACAAACGGCTGGCGGCGGACGGTCTGCAGTTCGTGGTGCTCTCCTCGCTCGGCCACGGCGTGGGCCTGATGGTGCTGTGGTGCGTGGTCGTCGCGATCACCGTATGCGCGCTGGCCGTGCACACCGCCGCCATCCGGCTGATGTTCGCCATGGCCCGGGACAACAACCTGCCCGGCGGCTCCCGGCTGGCCCGGGTCCATCCGCGGTTCCAGACCCCGCTGCTGCCGGCGATCCTGATCGGGCTGGTGGCCATCGCGATCCTGGTCCTCAACATCAACCAGCCGCAGATCTTCTCCGTGGTCACCAGCATCGCGATCATCATGATCTATTTCGCGTATCTGATGGTCACCCTGCCCATGCTGGTACGGCGGCTGAAGGGCGAATGGCGCCCGGCCGAGGGCCGCTTCTCGCTGGGGCGGCTGGGGCTGCCGGTCAATGTGCTGGCCGTGCTGTGGGGCACCGCGATGACCGTGAACCTCGCCTGGCCACGGGCCCAGGTCTACAACGCCACCGGACCGCAGCACTGGTATCTGCGCTGGGGGGCGGTCCTGTTCGTCGGCGTGGTCGCACTGGGCGGCTTCACCTACTACTGGTTCGTCCAGCGGACCCGTACGGGTGTGCTCGCCGAGCACGCGGCGGCCACCACCCCGTGA
- a CDS encoding sigma-70 family RNA polymerase sigma factor, translating into MTEGHAPLDAAAYTRIYEAEYSRLCGYARTLTGNPWVAGDLVAEAHYSVWRRLRAGHPLGADAVPAELTSAVRGLSAGAGGWGPAQQASYLEPLVQVLHELPQRWVKVLWLAEVDGLPPEEVAWRTGVSPDGAAALVERVRGSVRQEFLRAQPGYPASAACGEHWERLPGHVQGVDSPDQAERIAVHIDGCRDCRARMEQLVAADDRLPALTGPALLALYDRGMARFLAPLAVAAAVGAVGAVGVGAMASGGAHAAPSNGPLVSSRRSMHHLVRGQVRQAGPVAVAAAAGGVLLVAGAAVMTGLALTDGGSAEAQQPAGVSAPSISDTSDSSDSSDSSTSSGSSSASGTSATSGAARHSGGSRVGAPGEASRNRPSTSSVPTGHSPADVPSSAVSPSRKAPSSSSSASPSSRPSSPGSPSSSASSSPSGSPSHQPTDEPTGKPTDGGTKDPEGAPSGRPTDDPTQRPTAKPTDPGSDDSRGCVSLVVRLCVSR; encoded by the coding sequence ATGACCGAAGGTCACGCACCGCTCGACGCGGCCGCCTACACCCGTATCTACGAAGCCGAATATTCGCGTCTGTGCGGATATGCCCGAACTCTTACCGGTAACCCCTGGGTTGCCGGGGACCTGGTGGCCGAGGCGCACTACAGCGTGTGGCGCCGGCTGCGTGCCGGGCACCCGCTCGGTGCCGACGCCGTCCCCGCCGAGCTGACGAGCGCCGTAAGGGGGCTCTCGGCCGGGGCGGGGGGCTGGGGCCCGGCGCAGCAGGCGTCGTACCTCGAACCGCTTGTGCAGGTCCTCCATGAGCTGCCGCAGCGCTGGGTGAAGGTGCTGTGGCTCGCCGAAGTGGACGGGCTGCCGCCGGAGGAGGTGGCGTGGCGGACCGGAGTGAGCCCGGACGGCGCGGCGGCCCTGGTGGAGCGGGTCCGTGGCAGTGTGCGCCAGGAGTTCCTGCGCGCCCAGCCCGGCTATCCGGCGAGCGCCGCGTGCGGTGAGCACTGGGAGCGGCTGCCCGGCCATGTGCAGGGCGTGGACTCCCCGGACCAGGCCGAGCGGATCGCCGTGCACATCGACGGCTGCCGGGACTGCCGGGCCCGGATGGAGCAGCTCGTGGCGGCCGACGACCGGCTGCCCGCGCTGACCGGCCCGGCGCTGCTGGCGCTGTACGACCGGGGCATGGCGCGCTTCCTGGCGCCCCTGGCGGTCGCCGCCGCGGTGGGCGCCGTAGGGGCGGTCGGAGTGGGCGCCATGGCATCCGGCGGTGCGCACGCGGCTCCCTCGAACGGGCCGCTGGTCTCGTCCCGCCGTTCCATGCACCACCTCGTCCGCGGACAGGTGCGCCAGGCGGGGCCGGTGGCGGTCGCGGCGGCCGCGGGCGGGGTGCTGCTGGTCGCGGGAGCGGCGGTCATGACGGGGCTCGCGCTGACGGACGGCGGCTCGGCGGAAGCCCAGCAACCGGCCGGGGTGTCGGCGCCGTCCATATCGGATACGTCCGACTCCTCTGATTCGTCTGACTCTTCCACTTCGTCCGGCTCGTCGTCGGCTTCGGGTACGTCCGCCACGTCCGGGGCCGCGCGGCACTCGGGCGGGTCGCGGGTGGGCGCTCCGGGGGAGGCGTCCCGGAATCGGCCGTCCACGTCGAGCGTGCCCACGGGGCACTCCCCGGCGGATGTGCCGTCCAGCGCCGTCTCGCCCTCGCGGAAGGCGCCGTCGTCCTCTTCCTCCGCTTCGCCCTCGTCGCGGCCGTCTTCGCCCGGCTCGCCCTCTTCGTCCGCTTCTTCCTCCCCGTCGGGCAGCCCGTCGCACCAGCCGACCGACGAACCGACCGGGAAGCCCACGGACGGCGGGACCAAGGACCCGGAGGGCGCCCCGAGCGGACGGCCCACGGACGATCCGACGCAGCGGCCCACGGCCAAGCCGACCGACCCGGGCTCCGACGACTCCCGTGGCTGCGTCTCGCTCGTGGTCCGGCTCTGCGTCTCCCGCTAG